The proteins below come from a single Miscanthus floridulus cultivar M001 chromosome 1, ASM1932011v1, whole genome shotgun sequence genomic window:
- the LOC136542917 gene encoding rhodanese-like domain-containing protein 10 produces the protein MAMGAAAVASTCIRSASPGLPRCRVRAQATSWAGGAEALVRSGAVKAVRPRDAAEALGAEGFRLLDVRPEWERARASVRGSVHVPLFVGDDEMGPVTLLKKWVHLGYIGLWTGQGFTKMNDRFVEDVAAAVADGGSKDAKLLVACGEGLRSLIAVRMLHDDGYRNLAWLAGGFSKCADGDFADVEGESKLQYATIGGASYIFLQILLLLGVVK, from the exons ATGGCGATGGGTGCTGCGGCGGTCGCATCCACCTGCATCAGGTCCGCCTCCCCTGGCCTGCCCCGGTGTCGCGTCAGGGCGCAGGCGACGTCGTGGGCCGGAGGCGCCGAGGCGCTGGTGCGGTCGGGTGCGGTGAAGGCCGTGCGGCCGAGGGACGCGGCGGAGGCTCTGGGCGCCGAGGGGTTCCGCCTGCTGGACGTCCGGCCGGAGTGGGAGCGCGCCCGCGCCAGCGTGCGGGGCTCGGTGCACGTGCCGCTGTTCGTGGGGGACGATGAGATGGGCCCCGTGACACTGCTCAAGAAGTGGGTTCACCTCGGCTACATCGGGCTCTGGACCGGCCAGGGCTTCACCAAGATGAACGACCGCTTCGTCGAggacgtcgccgccgccgtcgccgacggCGGCAGCAAGGACGCCAAGCTTCTCGTCGCCTGTGGCGAAGGCCTCAG GTCGTTGATCGCGGTGAGGATGCTGCACGACGATGGGTACAGGAACCTGGCGTGGCTCGCCGGTGGGTTCAGCAAGTGCGCGGATGGCGACTTCGCAGACGTGGAGGGGGAGAGCAAGCTGCAGTACGCCACCATCGGGGGAGCGTCCTACATCTTCCTCCAGATCTTGCTGCTTCTGGGAGTGGTGAAATGA
- the LOC136496541 gene encoding jasmonate-induced oxygenase 2-like: MTSCFNGGAGWPEPVVRVQDVSDTCGDTIPERYVKPLSERPCLLPASGGVAGGPNIPVVDLSMLDVDATSRAVAGACREWGFFQAVNHGVRPELLRSARAAWRGFFRQPAEVRERYANSPATYEGYGSRLGTAKGGPLDWGDYYFLHLLPPSLKSHEKWPSLPSSLRGTTEEYGEEVLELCRRVMRLLSSGLGLEAGRLQAAFGGEGGEGACLRVNFYPRCPQPELTLGVAGHSDPGGMTMLLVDDHAKGLQVRSPDGEWIIVDPVPDAFIVNVGDQIQVLSNAAYKSVEHRVTVSAAEDRLSMAFFYNPRSDLPIAPMAELVGPGRPALYPEMTFDEYRVFIRQRGLAGKAQLQSLQANRAVAAAGGGCSAAVVSSTCS; the protein is encoded by the exons ATGACAAGCTGCTTCAACGGCGGCGCCGGCTGGCCGGAGCCCGTGGTGCGCGTCCAGGATGTGTCGGACACCTGCGGCGACACGATCCCCGAGCGGTACGTGAAGCCTCTGTCGGAGCGGCCCTGCCTCTTGCCAGCCTCCGGTGGCGTCGCCGGCGGCCCGAACATCCCAGTCGTAGACCTGTCAATGCTAGACGTGGACGCGACCTCCCGCGCCGTGGCGGGGGCGTGCCGCGAGTGGGGCTTTTTCCAGGCAGTGAACCACGGCGTCCGCCCGGAGCTGCTGCGCAGCGCGCGCGCGGCGTGGCGTGGCTTCTTCCGGCAGCCCGCGGAGGTGCGCGAGCGTTACGCGAACTCGCCGGCGACGTACGAGGGCTACGGCAGCCGCCTCGGGACCGCCAAGGGCGGCCCCCTCGACTGGGGCGACTACTACTTCCTCCACCTCCTGCCGCCGTCGCTCAAGAGCCACGAAAAGTGGCcttccctcccttcctctctACG GGGGACGACGGAGGAGTACGGCGAGGAAGTGCTGGAGCTGTGCCGGAGGGTGATGCGGCTGCTTTCCAGCGGGCTGGGGCTGGAGGCCGGAAGACTGCAGGCGGCGTTCGGCGGGGAGGGTGGCGAAGGGGCGTGCTTGCGGGTCAACTTCTACCCGCGGTGCCCGCAGCCAGAGCTGACGCTGGGCGTGGCGGGGCACTCCGACCCCGGCGGCATGACCATGCTGCTGGTGGACGACCACGCCAAGGGCCTGCAGGTAAGGAGCCCCGACGGCGAGTGGATCATCGTCGACCCCGTCCCCGACGCCTTCATCGTCAACGTCGGCGACCAGATCCAG GTGCTGAGCAACGCGGCGTACAAGAGCGTGGAGCACCGGGTGACGGTCAGCGCGGCGGAGGACCGTCTGTCCATGGCTTTCTTCTACAACCCGCGAAGCGACCTGCCCATCGCGCCGATGGCGGAGCTGGTGGGGCCCGGCCGCCCGGCGCTGTACCCGGAGATGACCTTCGACGAGTACCGCGTTTTCATCCGGCAACGCGGTTTGGCCGGCAAGGCGCAGCTTCAGTCCCTGCAGGCCAATagagccgtcgccgccgccggcggcggctgcAGTGCTGCTGTCGTCTCGTCTACCTGCAGCTAG
- the LOC136542933 gene encoding uncharacterized protein gives MAKEFPVPPVVFTPSTPTHRRHPAPGVGASPPPAFAPPRPSTSSAANPLPFMSFDVSAAAASSSSAPPLFAGPIGVGGSGASFEDEPPLLEELGINTRQIWRKTISILHPLRSADPSLHADADLSGPFLFLLSFGLFQLLAGKFHFGIVLGWVTVASLFLYFVFSMLSGGRRGDLDLYRCVSLVGYCMLPMVIFSAVSLFLPRGGGLIFGVGMAFVIWSTRVCTRLLAELASSGDEHRGLIAYACWLVYMLFSLLVIF, from the coding sequence ATGGCGAAGGAGTTCCCCGTGCCGCCGGTGGTCTTCACGCCGTCCACCCCGACGCACCGCCGCCACCCTGCCCCGGGCGTGGGGGCCTCCCCTCCGCCCGCGTTCGCGCCGCCACGCCCCTCGACTTCATCCGCTGCCAACCCGCTCCCCTTCATGTCGTTCGATGTATCAGCTGCCGCGGCCTCTTCCTCCTCCGCGCCACCCCTCTTCGCGGGGCCTATCGGTGTCGGCGGTTCCGGCGCATCCTTCGAGGACGAGCCGCCGCTCCTCGAGGAGCTCGGTATCAACACGCGCCAGATCTGGCGGAAGACGATCTCCATCCTCCACCCGCTCCGCTCCGCCGACCCCTCCCTCCACGCCGACGCCGATCTATCTGGCccgttcctcttcctcctctcctttgGACTCTTCCAGCTCCTCGCGGGGAAGTTCCACTTCGGGATCGTGCTCGGCTGGGTCACCGTGGCGTccctcttcctctacttcgtcttcTCCATGCTCTCGGGTGGCCGCCGCGGGGACCTCGATCTGTACAGATGCGTTAGCCTCGTCGGCTACTGCATGCTGCCCATGGTCATCTTCTCCGCTGTCTCCCTCTTCCTGCCGCGTGGCGGCGGGCTTATATTTGGAGTAGGGATGGCGTTCGTGATATGGTCAACTAGGGTCTGCACCAGGCTGCTAGCAGAGCTTGCATCCAGCGGAGACGAGCACAGGGGCCTCATCGCTTATGCGTGCTGGCTCGTCTACATGCTCTTCTCGTTGCTCGTCATCTTCTGA